Proteins encoded in a region of the Ornithodoros turicata isolate Travis chromosome 3, ASM3712646v1, whole genome shotgun sequence genome:
- the LOC135389722 gene encoding uncharacterized protein LOC135389722, which produces MNLFTLGRILTDTEKTVTWIHEKGLVPTTMICPRCGHQLVSKPCQRTFGRFRCRRNHPEFCQSTTIGTWFENTRLAPEQVLVLTYCFATKMTFRQAVKEASLDSTMSEATVTDWYSYCREVCTDSLSDVHRGKIGGTNHVVEIDECKIGRRKYQRGRVVEGTWILGLIDVGTKELRLAICPDNKRDKNTLLALIDANVEKGTTIYTDCWKGYCGLSAEGFQHMTVNHQYQFVDADTGVTTNHIESQWRPLRHRLARGGVTSDNMAHHLTEYLWRLDCTNKHEDPLDRMLSDIKRLYTPGHRTEA; this is translated from the coding sequence ATGAACCTCTTCACTCTCGGACGAATACTTACGGACACTGAAAAAACAGTGACATGGATTCACGAGAAAGGATTGGTCCCTACCACCATGATATGCCCCCGTTGTGGCCACCAACTAGTGTCCAAGCCGTGCCAGCGCACTTTCGGTCGCTTTCGGTGCCGCCGCAACCACCCGGAATTTTGCCAGTCCACCACTATCGGGACCTGGTTTGAGAACACTCGATTGGCGCCGGAGCAAGTACTCGTACTCACCTACTGCTTCGCAACAAAAATGACCTTCCGGCAAGCAGTCAAAGAAGCATCCCTGGACAGTACCATGTCCGAGGCGACAGTCACGGACTGGTATTCGTATTGCAGGGAAGTGTGTACTGACTCCCTTTCAGACGTACACAGGGGAAAAATCGGAGGCACAAACCACGTCGTAGAAATCGACGAATGCAAAATAGGCCGTCGCAAATATCAACGTGGTCGTGTTGTGGAGGGGACCTGGATCCTGGGCCTTATCGATGTGGGCACAAAGGAGCTCCGACTTGCCATTTGTCCTGACAACAAAAGGGACAAAAACACGCTCCTTGCCCTCATCGATGCCAATGTGGAAAAGGGGACCACAATATACACTGACTGCTGGAAGGGCTACTGTGGACTATCCGCTGAAGGCTTCCAGCATATGACCGTCAACCATCAGTACCAGTTTGTGGACGCAGACACCGGTGTGACTACAAACCACATCGAGTCACAGTGGAGGCCACTCCGACACAGGCTTGCCAGAGGAGGAGTGACCAGCGACAACATGGCACACCACCTCACCGAATACCTCTGGAGATTGGACTGTACAAACAAACATGAAGACCCTCTCGACAGGATGCTCAGTGACATTAAGCGCCTGTACACACCTGGACATCGCACTGAAGCCTAG